In one Lycium barbarum isolate Lr01 chromosome 7, ASM1917538v2, whole genome shotgun sequence genomic region, the following are encoded:
- the LOC132603596 gene encoding uncharacterized protein LOC132603596 — MYLCFNALKLGWKSGLRPLIGLDGTFLKGKVQGQLLVAMGQDSMNQFYPIAWAVVDKETTRTWSWFVELLKRSLDLKDGAGVTFISDMQKGLLDSVRNVLPQAHQRYCAKHIETNWLKKRRSGEMRKLMWWCAWSTYDEEFKDQLKKLGKLDEVAAKDLVRISPEAWCRTYFDTKCKNSMVDNNFIESFNSWILQARGMPIIKMLEEIRVKVMALLGDNEDKARSWKTNYSPQCMKLYNDHGAIAHGCIVNFNGDYGYEVSEGDDRHTVNFEQNRCTCRMWDLSGIPCAHAIKAFLHKNVDPVTQIHWFYSKEAYLLTYKHKMQPVRGVQFWKVDPAHAMESPGMIKTLGRPKKKRDRTIDEASKTKGEWSHSRKGSIMTCSKCGEENHNARGCHKREKAGQIPKRGKGKEKISQTSNGTQQSGQSSRSNCYELEFGT, encoded by the exons ATGTACTTGTGTTTTAATGCTTTGAAGCTAGGTTGGAAAAGTGGCCTGAGACCACTTATTGGTTTGGATGGTACTTTCTTGAAGGGAAAAGTCCAAGGTCAGTTGTTGGTTGCCATGGGACAAGATTCTATGAACCAATTCTACCCAATTGCTTGGGCAGTGGTTGACAAGGAAACCACCAGAACATGGTCATGGTTTGTGGAGCTTTTGAAGAGGTCTTTGGATTTAAAAGACGGGGCTGGAGTGACCTTTATTTCTGATATGCAAAAG GGGTTATTGGATTCTGTGAGAAATGTTCTTCCTCAAGCTCATCAAAGATATTGTGCTAAACACATTGAAACCAATTGGTTAAAAAAACGGAGGAGTGGGGAAATGAGAAAGTTGATGTGGTGGTGTGCTTGGAGCACATATGATGAAGAGTTTAAAGATCAACTTAAAAAGCTAGGCAAATTGGATGAAGTTGCTGCGAAGGACTTGGTAAGGATTTCACCTGAGGCATGGTGTAGAACATACTTTGATACCAAGTGTAAGAACTCAATGGTTGACAACAACTTCATAGAATCTTTTAATTCTTGGATTCTACAAGCAAGGGGTATGCCAATTATCAAAATGTTGGAGGAAATAAGGGTCAAGGTAATGGCCTTGCTAGGAGATAATGAAGACAAAGCTAGGAGTTGGAAAACTAATTACAGTCCACAGTGCATGAAGTTGTACAATGATCATGGGGCAATAGCACATGGTTGCATTGTTAACTTTAATGGTGATTATGGTTATGAGGTGTCAGAGGGTGATGATAGACATACTGTCAACTTTGAGCAAAATAGATGCACCTGCAGGATGTGGGACTTATCTGGGATACCCTGTGCTCATGCCATAAAGGCATTTTTGCATAAGAATGTTGATCCAGTGACACAAATTCACTGGTTTTACAGTAAAGAAGCCTATCTGCTGACTTACAAGCATAAAATGCAGCCTGTTAGAGGAGTACAGTTCTGGAAAGTTGATCCTGCTCATGCAATGGAGTCACCTGGAATGATAAAAACACTTGGAAGACCCAAAAAGAAGAGAGATAGAACAATAGATGAAGCAAGTAAGACGAAGGGTGAATGGAGTCATTCAAGGAAGGGATCTATAATGACATGTAGTAAATGTGGAGAAGAAAATCACAATGCAAGAGGTTGTCACAAG AGGGAAAAAGCCGGACAAATTCCAAAGAGGGGGAAGGGCAAGGAAAAAATTAGCCAGACCTCAAATGGAACTCAACAATCTGGCCAGAGCTCAAGAAGCAACTGTTATGAACTTGAATTTGGTACATAG